The following are from one region of the Oligoflexia bacterium genome:
- the kdsA gene encoding 3-deoxy-8-phosphooctulonate synthase: MEIADRQFSLTTKRGTVKIGKGHEIALIAGPCVVESEELIMDVAKKLVDIADRLGIGLIFKSSYEKDNRGSEKNWRGPGAEDGLKILKKVRDTYGIPVLSDIHRQEDVQLAAEYLDVLQIPAYLCQQTSLVLACGETGKAVNVKKGQFLAPENMKSPLGKLRSVGAKNVLLTERGASFGYNRLVHDVRCIPIMQNLGAPVVMDSTHIIRIYGISSADPKGGEPEFVPHLTLSAVAAGADCLFLETHPNPKVALCDGASMLQLDLLEPLMKKCLAITKAIGRP, translated from the coding sequence ATGGAAATCGCAGACAGACAGTTTTCACTCACAACTAAACGCGGAACAGTAAAAATTGGAAAAGGCCATGAAATAGCCCTGATCGCTGGCCCCTGCGTTGTGGAATCAGAAGAACTGATCATGGATGTGGCTAAAAAACTTGTCGATATCGCAGATCGTTTAGGGATCGGACTTATCTTTAAAAGCAGTTATGAAAAAGACAATCGCGGCTCTGAAAAAAATTGGCGAGGACCTGGCGCTGAAGATGGTCTCAAGATACTTAAAAAAGTACGAGACACTTATGGCATTCCCGTTTTAAGTGATATTCACCGTCAAGAAGATGTTCAACTGGCTGCAGAGTATTTAGATGTTTTGCAAATACCAGCTTATCTTTGTCAGCAAACAAGTTTGGTTTTAGCCTGCGGTGAAACCGGTAAAGCCGTAAACGTCAAAAAAGGACAATTCTTAGCTCCTGAAAATATGAAAAGCCCGCTAGGCAAACTTCGCAGCGTTGGTGCAAAAAATGTTTTGCTTACAGAGCGAGGTGCTAGTTTTGGTTACAACAGATTAGTTCATGATGTTCGTTGTATTCCAATTATGCAAAATCTTGGTGCACCAGTAGTAATGGATTCCACACATATTATTCGCATTTACGGAATTTCATCTGCTGATCCAAAAGGTGGTGAGCCTGAGTTTGTTCCACACCTTACTCTCTCTGCTGTTGCAGCAGGGGCAGATTGTCTTTTCTTAGAAACTCATCCTAATCCTAAAGTAGCATTATGCGATGGAGCATCCATGCTTCAACTAGATCTACTTGAACCCTTGATGAAGAAATGTTTAGCAATAACTAAGGCTATCGGACGCCCTTAA
- the lptF gene encoding LPS export ABC transporter permease LptF — MSLYRAQHAGLYIFWEMVPSFVLGNIVFIFILLMFQVLRLSEFIIIHGVGFATILKLVTYMTISFLPACIPISLLFSILLTYGRLSSDSEIVAFKASGLHMGHLLVPAVALGMIVAAVSAYVSFYGAPWGNRGFEVLFTRLANTKAAATIQEGVFSEGFFDLVLYADKVDSKHGRLKKVFIYDEREGSVPVTVIAQEGLLIDSDPNFPGKGVTLRLVSGNIHRTSDDNYTKVDFKAYDISLTNTAADAVREKSPPSYTYNDLRDEMKNPKKDLGEHRVLVAEYHKRWALAFACIVFGILGVGAGTFTNRRAVRASGLVVSLIIMVSYWVLYISGESLARNGTIPAWLAMWMANFIFGTISIWTVKRSW, encoded by the coding sequence ATGAGCCTGTACCGCGCTCAGCATGCAGGTCTCTATATTTTCTGGGAAATGGTACCCAGCTTTGTGCTGGGTAATATCGTATTCATTTTCATATTGTTGATGTTTCAAGTTTTGCGCTTGAGTGAATTCATCATCATTCACGGCGTTGGCTTTGCAACTATTCTCAAACTTGTTACTTACATGACCATTAGTTTTTTACCCGCATGTATTCCTATTAGTTTACTTTTTAGTATCTTACTCACTTATGGGCGTTTAAGTAGCGATAGTGAAATTGTCGCATTTAAAGCATCAGGTCTACACATGGGGCATCTCCTTGTACCCGCAGTAGCACTGGGCATGATCGTCGCAGCAGTTTCTGCATATGTAAGTTTTTACGGTGCTCCTTGGGGCAATCGAGGTTTTGAAGTTTTATTCACACGTCTTGCAAACACTAAAGCTGCAGCAACAATTCAAGAAGGTGTTTTTTCTGAAGGTTTTTTTGATCTCGTCTTGTATGCCGATAAAGTCGATAGTAAACACGGGCGACTTAAAAAAGTTTTTATCTACGATGAAAGAGAAGGCTCTGTTCCTGTCACCGTCATCGCCCAAGAAGGCTTACTCATTGACTCTGACCCCAACTTTCCAGGAAAAGGCGTTACACTTAGATTAGTAAGCGGAAATATTCATCGCACAAGTGATGACAATTATACGAAAGTTGATTTTAAAGCCTATGACATAAGCCTTACAAATACCGCAGCAGATGCCGTGCGAGAAAAAAGCCCTCCCTCGTATACTTATAATGATCTACGAGACGAAATGAAAAATCCCAAAAAAGATTTAGGCGAACATAGAGTCCTTGTTGCCGAATACCACAAGCGTTGGGCACTCGCATTTGCCTGCATCGTATTTGGAATATTAGGTGTGGGTGCTGGAACATTCACGAATCGTCGAGCCGTAAGAGCAAGTGGCCTTGTAGTGTCACTCATCATTATGGTGAGTTATTGGGTTTTATATATTTCTGGAGAAAGCCTTGCTCGAAATGGAACTATCCCCGCTTGGCTTGCGATGTGGATGGCCAATTTTATTTTCGGCACCATAAGTATATGGACAGTTAAGCGGTCTTGGTAA
- the topA gene encoding type I DNA topoisomerase, translating into MKKSLVIVESPAKAKTIEKYLGKEYQVLASVGHIRDLPPKKLGVDVKKKFKPTYEIIKGKDKVIEAIKNAAKKAEHIFLAPDPDREGEAIAWHIAEELKTDKKKISRILFNEITKKAVNEAIKKPLKINQDKVDSQQARRILDRLVGYQISPVLWDKVRRGLSAGRVQSVAVRIVVDREKEVLAFKPDEYWSIAANLDAGEPFWAKLAKKGKDNIEIHNKAEADKITAELKKETYKITDVDKSERKRNPLPPFITSKLQQEAARKLRFPAKKTMMVAQKLYEGIDVGSHGTTGLITYMRTDSTRIGDEALKEVRTYIKDTFGAKYLPSEPVVYKTKKSAQDAHEAIRPTNLELTPKEVKEYLAPDQYKLYVLIWNRFIACQMVPAVFDQTSVEIKAGSYLLRASGSIMKFDGFTAVYEESKDEDAPADDDDKQLLPEDLKVGMSPKLKELKPEQHFTQPPPRFTDASLIKDLEEKGIGRPSTYAAIISTILDKEYVEKDQAGRFKPTDLGNIVTELLVENFKDILDVEFTASMEDQLDRIEEGERGWVETLTAFYAPFKATLDIAKEKMRNIKAQAIPTDIICPKDSALMVIKWGRNGQFLACTNYPDCKSTAEFEKNADGVIEVRKVETTDEKCEKCSSPMAVKFGRFGKFLACTAYPECKTTKAISTGVKCPKGCGGDVTSRVSRRGRAFYGCSSYPKCDFVSWDKPLTRPCPTCKNPFLVSKYTKKSGNIIKCPIKECDYTEDVQDNNPENTPAVS; encoded by the coding sequence GTGAAAAAATCCCTTGTAATCGTTGAGTCGCCGGCCAAAGCCAAAACTATTGAGAAGTACTTAGGCAAAGAATATCAAGTTCTTGCAAGTGTCGGGCATATTCGCGATCTTCCGCCAAAAAAATTAGGTGTCGACGTTAAAAAGAAATTTAAACCCACCTATGAAATCATCAAAGGTAAAGACAAAGTAATTGAAGCCATTAAAAATGCCGCAAAAAAAGCTGAACACATTTTCTTAGCGCCTGACCCTGATCGTGAAGGGGAGGCAATTGCCTGGCATATAGCTGAAGAACTAAAAACTGATAAAAAGAAAATCAGTCGTATTCTTTTTAACGAAATCACAAAAAAAGCCGTTAACGAAGCTATCAAAAAGCCACTAAAAATTAATCAAGATAAAGTTGATAGTCAACAAGCCCGTCGAATTTTAGATCGTCTGGTGGGTTATCAAATTTCCCCAGTTTTATGGGATAAAGTCAGGCGTGGTTTAAGTGCAGGGCGCGTACAATCAGTTGCTGTGCGTATAGTTGTTGATCGTGAAAAAGAAGTTTTGGCTTTTAAGCCCGATGAGTATTGGTCTATTGCTGCTAATTTAGATGCGGGTGAGCCGTTTTGGGCAAAACTTGCGAAAAAAGGTAAAGACAATATTGAAATTCACAATAAAGCTGAAGCCGATAAAATCACTGCTGAACTTAAAAAAGAAACATATAAAATTACCGATGTTGATAAATCAGAGCGAAAGAGAAATCCTTTGCCTCCATTTATTACGTCAAAACTTCAGCAAGAAGCTGCTCGAAAGTTAAGATTTCCTGCCAAAAAAACTATGATGGTGGCGCAAAAACTTTATGAAGGTATCGATGTAGGTTCTCACGGAACCACAGGTCTTATAACTTACATGAGAACAGATTCTACACGAATTGGTGATGAAGCTCTAAAAGAGGTGCGCACGTATATTAAAGACACTTTTGGCGCAAAATATTTACCATCTGAACCTGTTGTTTATAAAACAAAAAAGAGTGCTCAAGATGCCCATGAAGCAATCAGACCAACAAATCTTGAATTAACACCTAAAGAAGTAAAAGAGTATCTTGCCCCTGATCAATACAAACTCTATGTATTGATTTGGAATCGCTTTATAGCATGTCAAATGGTTCCAGCTGTTTTTGATCAAACATCTGTTGAAATTAAAGCGGGCTCTTATTTGCTAAGAGCATCAGGGAGCATTATGAAATTTGATGGCTTCACTGCAGTTTATGAAGAATCAAAAGATGAAGATGCCCCAGCTGATGATGATGACAAACAACTGTTGCCTGAAGATCTCAAAGTAGGAATGAGTCCAAAACTCAAAGAATTAAAACCGGAACAGCATTTTACTCAGCCACCACCGAGATTCACTGACGCAAGTCTTATAAAAGATCTTGAAGAAAAAGGTATCGGAAGACCTTCTACCTATGCAGCCATTATTTCAACAATTCTTGATAAAGAATACGTCGAGAAAGATCAGGCCGGACGCTTTAAACCTACAGATCTAGGAAACATCGTTACAGAACTTTTAGTTGAAAATTTTAAAGATATTTTAGATGTCGAGTTTACGGCCTCAATGGAAGATCAACTTGACCGCATTGAAGAAGGTGAACGTGGTTGGGTTGAAACATTGACTGCGTTTTATGCTCCATTTAAAGCAACACTTGATATTGCAAAAGAGAAAATGCGCAATATCAAGGCACAAGCAATTCCTACTGATATTATTTGCCCAAAAGATTCAGCACTCATGGTTATTAAATGGGGGCGAAACGGTCAGTTTTTAGCATGCACTAACTACCCTGATTGCAAATCAACGGCTGAGTTTGAAAAAAACGCAGACGGAGTAATCGAAGTTAGAAAAGTCGAAACGACTGATGAAAAATGTGAGAAATGCTCAAGCCCCATGGCCGTAAAATTTGGAAGATTTGGTAAATTTTTGGCATGTACGGCATATCCTGAATGTAAAACCACAAAAGCTATTTCAACAGGAGTAAAGTGCCCTAAAGGTTGTGGTGGTGATGTTACATCACGTGTTTCACGTCGTGGGCGCGCTTTTTACGGATGTTCAAGTTATCCAAAATGTGATTTCGTTTCATGGGATAAACCACTGACGCGTCCTTGTCCGACTTGTAAAAATCCATTTCTTGTTTCTAAGTACACTAAGAAAAGCGGAAATATTATTAAATGTCCGATTAAAGAATGTGATTATACCGAAGATGTACAAGACAATAACCCTGAGAACACTCCCGCGGTAAGTTAA
- the dprA gene encoding DNA-processing protein DprA, whose translation MNQWWWFSNLCPFLNVFDAEKISSEFGSDFTITTRLLSHCGFSKAANWLENNLSHWLKYKAQIPKWLDHSSGGRFQITYWDSKNYPQALKNINHPPGILFSRGNLSVFEKPSIAVIGARNPTNLGRLWVQAVIPKLTEVTIISGGARGIDAEAHWASLNSNGKTVAFLPGGVETPYPQGNNLMFERILESQGALISEFPPETIVRRENFHRRNRLIAGSAMFIVVVEASQKSGTIMTAHHALKEHVDVHVVPGPPMVTTYAGSLDLLFEGAYVVRDHQDILNAIAKKNTLKNMVLSPTLGS comes from the coding sequence ATGAATCAATGGTGGTGGTTTTCAAATTTATGTCCATTCTTAAATGTTTTCGATGCTGAAAAGATTAGTAGCGAATTTGGCTCTGATTTTACTATCACGACGCGCCTACTTTCCCACTGCGGTTTTTCAAAAGCTGCAAACTGGTTAGAGAATAATCTAAGTCATTGGCTAAAATACAAAGCTCAAATTCCAAAATGGCTTGATCATTCATCAGGCGGACGTTTTCAAATAACATATTGGGATTCAAAAAATTACCCCCAAGCACTTAAGAACATTAACCATCCCCCTGGTATTTTATTTAGCCGAGGTAATTTGAGTGTTTTTGAAAAGCCATCTATTGCTGTTATTGGTGCGAGAAATCCAACCAATCTAGGAAGACTCTGGGTTCAAGCTGTTATTCCAAAGCTCACTGAGGTCACGATTATCAGTGGGGGAGCTCGGGGGATCGATGCAGAAGCACATTGGGCATCACTTAATTCAAATGGAAAGACCGTGGCTTTTTTACCTGGAGGAGTAGAGACTCCTTATCCTCAAGGCAATAATTTGATGTTTGAGCGGATTTTAGAAAGCCAGGGTGCATTAATATCTGAGTTCCCACCAGAAACCATTGTTCGCCGTGAAAATTTTCATCGCCGTAATCGACTTATTGCGGGTTCAGCGATGTTTATCGTAGTTGTAGAAGCATCTCAAAAAAGTGGGACTATTATGACAGCTCACCATGCTCTAAAGGAGCACGTTGATGTACACGTAGTCCCTGGCCCGCCAATGGTTACTACTTATGCAGGAAGTCTTGACCTTTTATTTGAAGGGGCCTATGTGGTTCGTGACCATCAAGACATCTTGAACGCCATTGCTAAAAAAAATACTTTGAAAAATATGGTTCTCTCACCTACCCTAGGGTCTTGA